A genomic segment from Lignipirellula cremea encodes:
- a CDS encoding 2Fe-2S iron-sulfur cluster-binding protein, which translates to MSIVIVNGQEIEVGDDEQLNGIEIAERAGLEVPHYCWHPGMSVVASCRMCLVETGRKNPETGEIQMMPKLSPACQTPATDGSVFVTNSEKVKQARAMVEEDLLIRHPIDCPICDKAGECRLQDYHFEHGQGERRADLKPFTSRRRPLGETVTLFVDRCVMCTRCVRFCREISGTSELMVANRGAHEEIDVFPGFPLNNKMSGNVVDLCPVGALGDKDFLYSQRVWFMQTHDHVCDGCSTGCSIHVDENQDHVYRIRPRENPEVNEWWMCDDGRYGWKHVHSPERLTEPMRQIAAEPGKLQPARLEWSQAPDAIDGALRKAGRLAAVLSPHLTVEEAYLLAKYVRSIDPQAVLAVGPVVQVGEPEKYPNGFTIQAEKCPNRRGVETIVNRLGGELLGWDDFVARLEKETFGGVWVSGGYPSAWIDEATAAKFANVKTLIVQDMFRSPLWEKAHFQLPGAASVEREGSYVNHHQRLQSFGWAIRPPAGVMVEGRLYWRLLQRPGMYNGAQLMGEIAREIVDFAAAAPGVPPNGVDLRVNQLA; encoded by the coding sequence GTGTCTATTGTTATCGTAAACGGTCAAGAGATCGAAGTCGGCGACGACGAGCAACTCAACGGTATCGAAATCGCCGAACGGGCGGGGCTCGAAGTACCGCATTATTGCTGGCATCCGGGAATGTCGGTCGTCGCCAGTTGCCGGATGTGCCTGGTCGAAACGGGCCGCAAGAACCCGGAAACCGGCGAAATCCAGATGATGCCGAAGCTGTCGCCGGCCTGCCAGACGCCCGCCACCGACGGCTCGGTCTTCGTCACCAACAGCGAGAAGGTCAAACAGGCCCGCGCGATGGTCGAAGAGGATCTGCTGATCCGGCATCCGATCGACTGCCCCATCTGCGACAAGGCCGGCGAGTGCCGCCTGCAGGATTACCACTTTGAGCACGGCCAGGGCGAACGCCGGGCCGACCTCAAGCCGTTCACCAGTCGGCGCCGTCCGCTGGGCGAAACGGTCACCCTGTTTGTCGACCGCTGTGTCATGTGCACCCGGTGCGTTCGTTTCTGCCGGGAGATTTCCGGCACCAGCGAACTGATGGTCGCCAACCGCGGCGCCCATGAGGAGATTGATGTCTTCCCGGGCTTCCCGCTCAACAACAAAATGTCCGGCAACGTGGTCGACCTGTGCCCCGTCGGCGCGCTGGGCGACAAGGACTTTCTGTATTCGCAACGCGTCTGGTTCATGCAAACCCATGACCATGTCTGCGACGGCTGCAGCACCGGCTGTTCGATTCATGTCGACGAAAACCAGGACCACGTGTATCGCATCCGGCCGCGCGAGAACCCGGAGGTCAACGAGTGGTGGATGTGCGACGACGGCCGTTACGGCTGGAAGCATGTGCATTCGCCCGAACGGCTGACGGAACCGATGCGGCAGATCGCCGCCGAACCGGGCAAACTGCAGCCGGCCCGGCTGGAATGGTCGCAGGCGCCCGACGCGATTGATGGAGCCCTGCGGAAGGCCGGTCGCCTGGCCGCGGTGCTGTCGCCCCATTTGACCGTCGAAGAAGCGTACCTGCTGGCCAAATATGTCCGCAGCATCGACCCCCAGGCTGTGCTGGCCGTGGGGCCCGTGGTGCAGGTCGGCGAGCCGGAGAAGTACCCGAACGGGTTCACAATCCAGGCGGAGAAATGCCCCAACCGCCGCGGCGTAGAAACGATCGTCAACCGGCTGGGCGGAGAACTGCTGGGCTGGGACGACTTTGTCGCTCGGCTGGAAAAAGAGACGTTCGGCGGCGTCTGGGTGTCGGGCGGTTATCCGTCCGCCTGGATCGACGAAGCGACCGCGGCGAAGTTCGCCAACGTGAAGACGCTGATCGTTCAGGACATGTTCCGTTCGCCGCTGTGGGAAAAGGCTCATTTCCAGCTGCCGGGCGCCGCCTCGGTGGAGCGGGAAGGGTCGTATGTAAATCATCACCAGCGGCTGCAGTCGTTTGGCTGGGCCATTCGCCCGCCGGCCGGCGTGATGGTGGAGGGTCGCTTGTACTGGCGGTTGCTGCAGCGGCCTGGCATGTACAATGGCGCCCAGTTGATGGGGGAAATCGCCCGCGAAATCGTCGATTTTGCGGCGGCCGCTCCCGGCGTTCCGCCCAACGGCGTCGACTTGCGGGTGAACCAGCTGGCTTGA
- a CDS encoding NADH-quinone oxidoreductase subunit L, with the protein MSTLLILVPALPLAAAILTALLGPRVLRGQSHWPIIVALGGAFVCSLCLAWQVSEGYQDAPDSAQSFSRVYTLWTWAAVDQDASNTITGGMPLKIDVAMRIDSLTAIMLSMVTFVSTLVAVYASGYMHGDRGYWRFFTYIGIFVFSMTMLVSVSNFLLLFVFWEAVGVSSYLLIGFWYEKPEAAAAGKKAFLVNRIGDFGFSIALFLIFFHYGTLNYHDTVDARPAFGVEAADISQESGDDKTAEPATQVAAAPGLSTPQQGVLSPSRIREIKFHSGGIGMAICLLLLVGACGKSAQFPLHVWLPDAMEGPTPVSALIHAATMVTAGVYMVTRCIPLFTASPDALLVVAMVGGFTALLAGLIALTQFDLKRVLAYSTISQLGYMFLSLGVGTMAGVTAGMFHLFTHAFFKALLFLAAGSVMHAMGNVIDMRRFGGLRKIMPITHWTFACGALALAGIVPFAGFWSKDSILGALHDKNLSLEAALVDRQAEHPPEHDDAEHHDHDAHAAGATPVDHAPRAAGLTVAAVAHAADAHGGGHGGHAAPPDPLLKHLTDDQLRRQATVYYWLGWVASFTALLTAFYTFRAFFMTFYGDEMVPAEAHGHAHESPPAMWVPLAVLAACATFVGLAFFATDVFSNFLRQTPSLALGLITESPAMTWAGMHMSVAVISTVVALIGVGAAAYFYLGSPREINVVRDMADLAWVRRLSETRFRSPWAGIARPLVIGINVVVFVALVLLYALEYKSFQPGTSSWLYHAAYLDAAPVLTASPWATEHYSAGVLNWLNAFELAGRNMIFIWLAVLVLWSLGAMLVYLSPIAIYVSPYKLSVGKFFFDQLYYFTLVWPLKVLAQLLYLIDDWVIDGLVNSIAKIPPAVGSLLRGMQMGLVQFYAVAMILGVLVIVFTRILLAG; encoded by the coding sequence TTGAGCACCCTTCTGATTCTTGTTCCCGCCCTGCCCCTGGCAGCAGCGATTCTGACGGCCCTGCTGGGTCCGCGCGTGCTGCGCGGTCAAAGCCATTGGCCCATCATTGTCGCCCTGGGCGGCGCCTTCGTCTGCAGCCTTTGCCTGGCCTGGCAGGTTTCCGAAGGCTACCAGGATGCGCCGGATAGCGCGCAGTCGTTCAGCCGCGTTTATACGCTCTGGACCTGGGCCGCCGTCGACCAGGATGCGTCCAACACCATCACGGGCGGTATGCCTTTGAAGATCGACGTGGCGATGCGGATCGACTCGTTGACGGCCATTATGCTGTCAATGGTGACGTTTGTGTCGACCCTGGTGGCGGTTTACGCCTCGGGCTACATGCACGGCGATCGCGGTTACTGGCGATTCTTTACGTACATTGGGATCTTCGTCTTTTCGATGACGATGCTGGTCTCGGTCAGCAACTTCCTGCTGCTGTTCGTCTTCTGGGAAGCGGTCGGCGTGAGCAGCTATCTGCTGATTGGCTTCTGGTATGAAAAGCCGGAAGCGGCCGCGGCCGGCAAGAAGGCGTTCCTGGTCAATCGCATCGGCGACTTTGGTTTTTCGATCGCCCTGTTTCTGATCTTTTTCCACTACGGCACGCTGAACTATCACGATACGGTGGACGCCCGCCCGGCCTTTGGCGTGGAAGCGGCCGACATCTCGCAAGAGTCGGGCGATGATAAAACGGCCGAACCCGCGACGCAGGTTGCGGCGGCCCCGGGCCTGTCGACTCCCCAGCAAGGGGTGCTGTCGCCCAGTCGCATCAGGGAGATCAAGTTCCACAGCGGCGGCATCGGCATGGCGATCTGCCTGCTGCTGCTGGTCGGCGCCTGTGGCAAGAGCGCCCAGTTCCCGCTGCATGTCTGGCTGCCGGACGCGATGGAAGGTCCCACGCCGGTTTCGGCGCTGATTCATGCGGCGACGATGGTCACGGCCGGCGTCTATATGGTGACGCGTTGCATCCCGCTGTTTACCGCATCGCCCGATGCGTTGCTGGTGGTGGCGATGGTGGGCGGCTTTACGGCCTTGCTGGCGGGCCTGATTGCCCTGACACAGTTCGACCTGAAACGGGTGCTGGCTTACTCCACTATCAGCCAGCTCGGTTATATGTTCCTGTCGCTCGGTGTGGGCACCATGGCGGGCGTGACGGCCGGCATGTTCCACCTGTTCACGCACGCGTTCTTTAAAGCGTTGCTGTTTCTGGCCGCCGGCTCGGTCATGCATGCGATGGGGAATGTGATTGATATGCGGCGGTTCGGCGGTCTGCGAAAGATCATGCCGATTACCCACTGGACCTTTGCCTGTGGGGCCCTGGCGCTGGCCGGCATCGTGCCGTTCGCCGGTTTCTGGAGCAAGGACAGTATCCTGGGCGCCCTGCACGACAAGAACCTTTCGCTGGAAGCGGCCCTGGTCGATCGCCAGGCCGAACATCCGCCAGAACACGACGACGCGGAGCATCACGACCACGACGCACACGCCGCAGGGGCAACGCCTGTCGATCACGCCCCGCGCGCTGCTGGCCTGACGGTTGCCGCGGTGGCTCATGCAGCCGATGCCCATGGGGGCGGTCACGGCGGGCATGCGGCTCCGCCCGATCCGTTGCTGAAACATTTGACGGACGATCAGCTGCGGCGCCAGGCGACCGTTTATTACTGGCTGGGCTGGGTGGCTTCGTTCACGGCTTTGCTTACGGCGTTCTATACGTTCCGTGCGTTCTTTATGACTTTCTACGGCGACGAAATGGTTCCCGCCGAAGCGCATGGCCATGCCCATGAATCGCCGCCGGCGATGTGGGTGCCGCTGGCGGTGCTGGCGGCCTGTGCAACGTTTGTCGGGCTGGCGTTTTTCGCGACCGACGTTTTCAGCAACTTCCTGCGGCAAACGCCGTCGCTGGCGTTGGGGCTGATTACCGAATCGCCCGCCATGACCTGGGCCGGGATGCACATGAGCGTCGCCGTGATCAGCACCGTGGTCGCCCTCATTGGCGTTGGAGCCGCGGCTTACTTTTATCTGGGCAGTCCCCGCGAGATTAACGTCGTTCGCGACATGGCCGATCTGGCCTGGGTGCGGCGCCTGTCGGAAACGCGGTTCCGCTCGCCCTGGGCCGGCATTGCACGCCCTTTGGTGATCGGCATTAACGTTGTCGTGTTTGTCGCCTTGGTGCTGCTGTACGCCCTGGAATACAAGTCATTCCAGCCGGGAACAAGCAGTTGGCTGTACCATGCGGCCTATCTCGACGCGGCGCCGGTGCTCACCGCCTCCCCGTGGGCGACGGAGCACTACTCGGCCGGCGTGCTGAACTGGCTCAATGCCTTTGAGCTGGCGGGTCGGAATATGATTTTCATCTGGCTGGCGGTGCTGGTGCTGTGGTCGCTGGGAGCGATGCTGGTTTACCTGTCGCCGATCGCCATTTATGTGTCGCCTTACAAACTGTCGGTCGGCAAGTTTTTCTTCGATCAGTTGTATTACTTTACGCTGGTCTGGCCGTTGAAAGTGCTGGCCCAGTTGCTGTACCTGATTGACGACTGGGTGATTGACGGCCTGGTGAATTCGATCGCCAAGATTCCGCCGGCGGTGGGCTCCTTGCTGCGAGGCATGCAGATGGGGCTTGTGCAGTTTTACGCCGTGGCGATGATTTTAGGCGTGCTGGTGATTGTGTTCACCCGCATCCTGCTGGCCGGATAA
- the nuoK gene encoding NADH-quinone oxidoreductase subunit NuoK, with product MTADIALLQNYLVVGAILFAVGMVGFLVRRNMIIMFLCAEMMLQGVSLSLVAWSRYHNDWGGQMLVIFIIAVAACEAGIGLALILMLFHKSGRLDIAFWDDLREAGQPGFVDRKMPEERAEDQVWPTLTPAGIRPELDQDELSHRSRV from the coding sequence ATGACGGCTGATATCGCATTACTGCAGAATTACCTGGTGGTGGGCGCCATTTTGTTCGCCGTCGGCATGGTCGGCTTCCTGGTGCGGCGCAACATGATCATCATGTTCCTCTGCGCCGAAATGATGCTCCAGGGCGTCTCCCTGAGCCTGGTCGCCTGGAGTCGTTACCATAACGACTGGGGCGGACAGATGCTGGTGATTTTCATCATCGCCGTGGCCGCCTGCGAGGCAGGCATCGGGCTGGCGTTGATTTTGATGCTGTTCCACAAAAGCGGGCGGCTGGATATTGCGTTCTGGGACGATCTTCGTGAAGCCGGTCAGCCTGGCTTTGTGGATCGCAAAATGCCAGAAGAACGCGCCGAAGACCAGGTCTGGCCTACGCTGACCCCAGCCGGCATTCGGCCCGAACTGGATCAGGATGAACTGTCGCACCGCAGCCGGGTTTAA
- a CDS encoding NADH-quinone oxidoreductase subunit J produces MNLLLFAPMILAQTDAAPIAAESAAPSPATMSLLVEALASPLLWSMVLGAVGLWLLLPGQAARSRGAAYFLALIQVATLLAVIWPAFEKAFSAFTPGLGILLGCSALSLVLLGAWLATDRGGLGAFWFLAVLATAITASVLNTALWTPLLVLVLISAAMLVLLSPLATKSPRCGGAMLSIGAVVLLGCMVAPTTEVDQAGWLFFWLLAGLTVFSAVAAVSMQSPVYSAIWFGVSLLATAGLFLIQGAQFLSVATVAVYAGAILVTFLFVLMLAQPEGHSYYDRTSWGAFPTIAAVMAAALIVGGLTYRYTKLDSGPIGPSPRPAAATFEDGIGHPEHMAKLGGYMFSRHMLSVEAAGSLLLAALVGAVAILIKGREEQEAAASRRSDRAEGGAA; encoded by the coding sequence ATGAACCTGCTGTTGTTCGCCCCCATGATCCTGGCGCAAACGGACGCCGCTCCCATCGCGGCTGAGTCGGCGGCCCCGTCGCCGGCGACGATGAGCCTGCTGGTGGAAGCGCTGGCGTCGCCCTTGCTCTGGTCGATGGTGCTGGGAGCGGTCGGCCTGTGGCTGCTGCTGCCGGGCCAGGCCGCCCGGAGCCGTGGGGCTGCTTACTTTTTGGCGCTGATCCAGGTCGCCACCCTGCTGGCGGTGATCTGGCCTGCTTTTGAAAAGGCTTTTTCCGCTTTCACTCCCGGACTGGGAATTCTGCTGGGCTGCTCGGCCTTGTCGCTGGTATTGCTGGGCGCCTGGCTGGCGACCGACCGCGGCGGACTGGGGGCCTTTTGGTTTCTGGCCGTGCTGGCGACGGCGATTACCGCTTCGGTGCTGAATACGGCGTTGTGGACTCCGTTGCTGGTGCTGGTGCTGATCTCGGCTGCGATGCTGGTGCTGTTGTCCCCGCTGGCGACGAAGTCGCCGCGGTGCGGCGGGGCGATGCTGTCCATCGGGGCGGTTGTGCTGCTGGGCTGCATGGTGGCACCCACGACCGAAGTCGATCAGGCCGGCTGGCTCTTTTTCTGGCTACTGGCGGGACTGACGGTGTTTTCCGCGGTCGCCGCAGTCAGCATGCAGAGCCCTGTCTATAGTGCGATCTGGTTTGGCGTGTCGCTGCTGGCGACGGCCGGTCTGTTCCTGATCCAGGGCGCTCAGTTTTTGAGCGTGGCGACCGTGGCGGTTTACGCCGGCGCCATTCTGGTGACGTTCCTGTTTGTGCTGATGCTGGCCCAGCCAGAGGGCCATTCCTATTACGACCGGACCAGCTGGGGCGCCTTTCCGACGATCGCTGCGGTGATGGCGGCGGCGTTGATCGTCGGCGGTTTAACGTATCGGTATACCAAACTGGATTCGGGGCCGATCGGTCCTTCCCCCCGGCCGGCGGCCGCCACGTTTGAGGACGGCATCGGCCATCCTGAACACATGGCGAAGCTGGGCGGCTATATGTTCAGCCGACACATGCTCTCGGTGGAAGCGGCCGGTTCCCTGCTGCTGGCGGCGCTCGTCGGGGCAGTGGCCATTTTGATCAAAGGCCGCGAAGAACAAGAGGCCGCCGCATCGCGGCGTTCCGATCGTGCGGAAGGAGGGGCCGCATGA
- a CDS encoding NuoI/complex I 23 kDa subunit family protein: MKPDDKNIQWVEEPKLGLAGRMYLPLFVQGLTTTVKHLVAPKVTVSYPDQEPEIGNPLIYRGVHRLNKDEDGRVKCVACFLCATACPAHCIDIIGVESPWPDREKYPESFVIDELRCIYCGMCEEACPVDAIELTSLYNLTGRSREEMIFDKEKLLSVYDMTKDQEAMKSRSLGGTVGG; this comes from the coding sequence ATGAAACCAGACGACAAAAACATTCAATGGGTCGAAGAACCGAAGCTCGGGCTGGCGGGGCGCATGTACCTGCCGCTGTTCGTGCAAGGTTTGACGACGACCGTCAAGCATCTGGTGGCGCCGAAGGTTACGGTCAGCTATCCCGACCAGGAACCGGAGATCGGCAACCCGTTGATCTACCGCGGCGTGCATCGCCTGAATAAAGACGAAGACGGCCGCGTCAAATGTGTCGCCTGTTTTCTCTGTGCGACCGCCTGTCCGGCGCATTGCATCGACATTATCGGCGTCGAGAGCCCCTGGCCGGATCGCGAGAAGTATCCGGAGAGCTTCGTCATTGACGAACTGCGGTGCATCTATTGCGGCATGTGCGAAGAAGCCTGCCCGGTTGATGCGATCGAACTGACGAGCCTTTACAACCTGACCGGCCGCAGCCGCGAAGAGATGATCTTCGACAAAGAAAAACTGCTGAGCGTTTACGACATGACCAAGGACCAGGAAGCGATGAAATCGCGCAGCCTGGGCGGAACGGTGGGTGGCTAG
- the nuoH gene encoding NADH-quinone oxidoreductase subunit NuoH: protein MSATLIAALIKIAILIGGLMTAAAYLVLLERRIAAWIQDRRGPNRVGIPLTKVRVWGFGQPLADGVKFILKEEYTPAHVDKRLYVLAPVMILAAALAVFAVIPFGGVIAPLWEGMDPIPLVVAPTMNVGVLYVFALSSLAVYGVILGGWASNNKYSFLGGLRSSAQLIAYELPLGLGLLGVVLACGSLDLDTIILRQAETGVWLAFAQPLGLIVFTIAAFAEAARLPFDLPECEQELIGGYHTEYSGIKLLLFLVAEFLHMITAAFLIVILFFGGWHLWGMPAEQEVSWYVALARAVILSTKVLAVIVFFMVVRWSWPRFRFDQLMALAWKVMLPLGLVNLAAVAIFQELQLHFNPDGGLPLKLAFILASWGVCAAAWTAVAIAGPLVTDNRARRDIEPLET, encoded by the coding sequence ATGTCGGCGACCTTGATAGCCGCCCTGATAAAGATCGCCATTCTCATCGGGGGACTGATGACGGCCGCGGCTTACCTGGTGCTGCTGGAACGGCGAATCGCCGCCTGGATCCAGGATCGTCGGGGTCCCAACCGCGTTGGCATTCCGCTGACCAAGGTCCGCGTGTGGGGTTTTGGCCAGCCGCTGGCCGACGGCGTGAAGTTCATCCTGAAAGAAGAATACACCCCGGCGCACGTTGACAAGCGGTTGTACGTGCTGGCCCCGGTGATGATTCTGGCGGCCGCCTTGGCGGTGTTTGCGGTGATTCCCTTTGGCGGCGTGATTGCTCCGCTGTGGGAAGGGATGGACCCGATCCCGCTGGTCGTTGCTCCGACAATGAATGTGGGCGTGCTCTATGTGTTCGCCCTGTCGAGCCTCGCGGTTTACGGCGTGATCCTGGGCGGCTGGGCCAGCAATAACAAGTACAGTTTTCTGGGCGGCCTGCGCAGCAGCGCCCAGCTGATCGCTTATGAATTGCCGCTGGGACTGGGTCTGTTGGGGGTCGTGCTGGCCTGCGGTTCGCTCGACCTGGATACGATCATTTTGCGGCAGGCCGAAACGGGCGTGTGGCTGGCGTTTGCCCAGCCGCTGGGCCTGATTGTGTTTACCATCGCGGCGTTTGCCGAAGCGGCCCGTTTGCCGTTCGACTTGCCGGAGTGCGAGCAGGAACTGATCGGCGGTTACCACACCGAGTATTCGGGGATCAAGCTGCTGCTGTTCCTGGTGGCCGAGTTCCTGCACATGATTACGGCCGCCTTTTTGATTGTGATTCTGTTTTTTGGAGGGTGGCATCTGTGGGGGATGCCGGCGGAACAGGAAGTCAGCTGGTACGTAGCGCTGGCCCGGGCCGTGATTCTCAGCACCAAGGTGCTGGCGGTGATCGTGTTCTTTATGGTCGTCCGCTGGAGCTGGCCCCGCTTCCGCTTTGACCAGTTGATGGCCTTGGCCTGGAAGGTGATGTTGCCGCTGGGACTGGTCAATCTGGCTGCGGTCGCCATCTTTCAGGAGCTGCAGTTGCACTTTAATCCCGACGGCGGATTGCCGCTGAAACTCGCGTTTATTTTGGCAAGCTGGGGCGTGTGCGCGGCTGCCTGGACGGCGGTCGCCATTGCGGGCCCGCTGGTGACCGATAACCGCGCCCGCCGCGATATTGAACCGCTGGAAACGTAA